The following proteins come from a genomic window of Paenibacillus sp. CAA11:
- a CDS encoding YveK family protein, with protein sequence MDVGLLFTAVRRHYLACLITLGLCVGAGFLINQLIQPQYRAQASLVANLPGDSESGTYNEFLASQMLTKTYEDAIQSRYIANEVKQRLNLKESVFQLLAKIEARTDPGTLVILLQAVDDNPKQALRLANAFADAFILKSKEIVHNANIRVLDYADPEETAVPVSPKKKLNLALSLFIGIGAALCISLLLEKRRASRRRKRPVESGIREDAYPGPAESRGPNHEGVTQA encoded by the coding sequence TTGGATGTAGGCCTGTTGTTCACCGCAGTCAGGCGCCACTATTTGGCCTGCCTGATAACCTTGGGATTATGTGTGGGTGCGGGGTTCTTAATAAACCAGCTGATTCAGCCCCAGTACAGGGCTCAGGCCAGCTTGGTGGCCAATCTTCCCGGAGACAGCGAGTCGGGCACCTACAATGAGTTCTTGGCCAGTCAGATGCTGACCAAGACGTACGAGGATGCCATTCAGAGCCGCTATATTGCCAACGAGGTAAAGCAGAGGCTGAACCTGAAGGAATCGGTCTTCCAGCTCCTTGCCAAGATTGAAGCGCGGACAGATCCCGGCACGTTGGTCATTCTTCTGCAGGCCGTGGATGACAACCCCAAGCAGGCGCTGAGGCTTGCGAACGCCTTTGCGGATGCGTTTATTCTGAAGTCCAAGGAGATTGTACATAACGCGAACATTCGCGTGCTCGACTACGCTGATCCGGAGGAGACTGCGGTCCCGGTCAGTCCGAAGAAGAAGCTGAATCTGGCGCTGTCGCTGTTCATTGGAATTGGAGCGGCGCTATGTATCTCGCTGCTGCTGGAGAAGCGGCGGGCGAGTCGCAGGCGCAAGCGTCCTGTGGAGAGCGGAATTCGTGAAGATGCATATCCCGGCCCTGCAGAGAGCAGAGGACCTAACCATGAAGGAGTGACACAAGCATGA
- a CDS encoding glycosyl hydrolase family 28-related protein, which translates to MVKRIVKGVTLGTLLVAVSTLCSRDSSGGKVHISANLINVRDYGARGNGLWDDTAAIQKALDAAAKLGGASVYFPKGTYLVQGSKTLRVSSGTTLYGEGSASVIKASPRTFGWEMMRLSGHDIEIRNLALDGNQQVNRVLVIGGGSSRITLTRLVVSNAAQSKDKNSDYYSGVIAGIVVYGDTQTIRISDIEVKNVVARNLSEGSMVARGIYVTTTWGSRELPAHDVEIRDSHIHHIGPADDGDGLYVEDPHMDSGNGHDMEVRIINNTFDHCAKRAIKIYAEGIEVEGNRIINSYLNDNYFQGTQKGKLAPDMYAAISVYGSSNSVMNNIIEGKGSFYAAIEVGDGETVRDISIKGNTVVMGARSSIQGTTSIRLGNIEEFTIANNTLRHGERGIWTWQNAKDGLIQSNDIQMSQGGGIDLTTYLPGYFQQDIQVLGNRISARNFRVQLGPTNCNVVVK; encoded by the coding sequence ATGGTAAAGCGCATCGTCAAAGGTGTTACGCTGGGTACGCTGCTGGTGGCCGTGAGCACGCTCTGTTCTCGGGATTCTTCCGGCGGCAAGGTCCACATCTCTGCCAATCTGATCAATGTAAGGGATTACGGGGCCCGCGGTAATGGGCTGTGGGATGATACGGCAGCCATACAGAAGGCTCTGGATGCCGCCGCCAAGCTTGGAGGTGCATCTGTTTATTTTCCGAAGGGAACCTATCTGGTTCAGGGGAGCAAAACGCTCCGTGTTAGCAGCGGTACTACGCTCTATGGTGAGGGAAGTGCATCCGTAATTAAGGCATCGCCCCGCACCTTCGGATGGGAGATGATGAGGCTCTCCGGCCATGATATCGAGATTCGGAACCTGGCTCTCGATGGTAATCAGCAGGTGAACCGCGTGCTGGTCATTGGCGGAGGAAGCAGCCGGATTACCCTAACCCGTCTGGTAGTGTCCAATGCAGCACAAAGCAAGGACAAGAACAGCGACTATTATTCGGGGGTTATAGCCGGAATCGTAGTCTATGGAGATACCCAGACAATCCGGATTTCCGATATAGAAGTGAAGAATGTCGTTGCCCGTAATCTTTCCGAAGGAAGCATGGTCGCCCGCGGCATTTACGTGACCACCACCTGGGGATCGAGGGAGCTGCCGGCACATGACGTAGAGATTCGCGATTCGCATATACACCATATTGGGCCCGCGGATGATGGGGACGGCCTGTATGTAGAGGACCCTCACATGGATAGCGGCAATGGGCATGATATGGAGGTTAGAATCATCAACAACACCTTCGATCATTGTGCCAAGCGAGCGATTAAGATCTATGCGGAAGGGATCGAGGTCGAAGGTAACCGGATTATCAACTCCTATTTGAACGATAACTATTTCCAAGGAACACAGAAGGGCAAGCTGGCACCGGATATGTATGCGGCCATCAGCGTATATGGAAGCAGCAATTCCGTGATGAATAACATCATTGAAGGAAAGGGCAGCTTCTATGCGGCGATCGAGGTCGGCGACGGTGAGACTGTGCGGGACATATCCATCAAAGGCAATACGGTGGTGATGGGAGCCCGCAGCTCCATTCAGGGAACAACCTCCATTCGGCTTGGCAACATTGAAGAATTTACGATAGCAAATAACACACTCCGCCATGGAGAGCGCGGTATTTGGACCTGGCAGAACGCCAAGGACGGCCTGATTCAAAGCAACGATATTCAGATGAGCCAGGGCGGAGGCATTGATCTTACGACTTATCTGCCTGGATACTTTCAGCAGGATATACAAGTGCTGGGCAACCGGATCTCCGCCAGAAACTTCCGCGTTCAGCTTGGTCCTACAAATTGCAATGTTGTGGTTAAATAA
- a CDS encoding GNAT family N-acetyltransferase — MMDSEFLRAWAEFNRIKWNCRVLSARFEASSSDAYAESMFFLNDQGKLYLPPLNPYHPTLFKPTPTSRNYRIERQWHEAADALCSELLKVGGYASFCLPPEFTDIRPFLWRGFKVDVKYTYYIDLPCTPEMISQSARGRLKKAVKAGYRAARTYNMQEVHACLAGTEQRKGFSHQLQTADLELARSLLGDDTFRCYACYSPEGEAVSANISILLGGSRALGWIASSKSEHLSSGAAQLLQYAELEDLHLSGITSFDFGGANLASVSEAKAQWGGRLVPYYVIKNPGLKEVLRSGWDWLQFNSGKGQK, encoded by the coding sequence ATGATGGATTCGGAATTCCTGCGGGCATGGGCTGAATTTAACCGTATCAAATGGAACTGCCGGGTATTGTCCGCCCGGTTCGAAGCCTCTTCCTCCGATGCGTATGCAGAAAGCATGTTCTTCTTAAACGATCAAGGCAAGCTGTATTTGCCGCCGCTCAACCCCTATCATCCTACCCTATTTAAGCCGACTCCAACCTCTAGAAATTACCGGATCGAACGGCAGTGGCATGAGGCTGCGGATGCGCTGTGCAGCGAGCTGCTTAAGGTCGGCGGCTATGCCAGCTTCTGTCTGCCGCCTGAATTTACAGATATTCGCCCTTTCCTCTGGAGGGGCTTTAAAGTGGATGTGAAGTATACGTATTACATAGATCTCCCCTGCACACCTGAAATGATCAGCCAGTCGGCACGCGGCAGGCTCAAAAAAGCCGTAAAAGCCGGCTACCGCGCAGCCCGAACCTACAATATGCAGGAGGTGCATGCCTGTCTTGCCGGAACCGAGCAGCGCAAGGGCTTCAGTCATCAGCTTCAGACAGCGGACTTGGAGCTGGCCCGAAGCCTGCTTGGCGACGACACGTTCCGCTGCTATGCTTGTTATTCGCCCGAAGGCGAGGCTGTCAGTGCCAATATCTCGATCCTGCTCGGAGGATCCCGCGCGCTCGGCTGGATCGCCTCCAGCAAGAGCGAGCATCTATCCAGCGGGGCTGCCCAGCTCCTTCAGTATGCTGAGCTGGAGGACTTGCACCTGAGCGGCATCACCTCCTTTGACTTTGGCGGTGCGAACCTGGCTTCCGTCTCGGAAGCCAAAGCTCAGTGGGGCGGCAGGCTGGTGCCCTATTATGTCATTAAGAACCCGGGGCTCAAGGAGGTGCTCCGCTCCGGGTGGGACTGGCTGCAGTTCAACAGCGGAAAGGGACAGAAGTGA
- a CDS encoding NAD(P)H-dependent oxidoreductase — MSHSDKKEEILEAFRFRHATKSFDPERKISDEDFNFILETGRLSPSSIGLEPWKFLVVQNPQLREKIREVSWGAQGQLPTASHFVIILARKDVRYDSEYLYHQMTKVKQMPEELVAKITQERYKTFMESDFHLLESERSLFDWASKQTYIVLANMMTAAAQIGIDSCPIEGFDQDKLNQLLESEGLLEDGHYGVSVMVAFGHRAKEPRPKTRRATEDVVKWIL; from the coding sequence ATGAGTCATTCAGATAAAAAAGAAGAAATTCTGGAGGCTTTTCGCTTTAGACATGCTACCAAGTCTTTTGATCCGGAGCGTAAAATCTCTGACGAGGATTTCAACTTCATTTTAGAGACAGGACGTCTCTCACCAAGCTCGATTGGTCTTGAGCCATGGAAGTTCCTCGTCGTTCAGAATCCGCAGCTCAGGGAGAAGATTCGGGAAGTGTCCTGGGGAGCGCAAGGGCAGCTGCCGACAGCCAGCCACTTTGTGATCATCTTGGCCCGGAAGGATGTACGCTATGATTCCGAGTATTTGTATCATCAGATGACCAAGGTCAAACAGATGCCGGAGGAGCTGGTAGCGAAGATCACCCAAGAGCGTTACAAGACCTTTATGGAATCAGACTTCCATCTGCTGGAGAGCGAGCGCAGTCTCTTCGATTGGGCTTCCAAGCAAACGTACATCGTGCTGGCGAATATGATGACTGCTGCGGCTCAGATCGGAATTGACTCCTGTCCAATAGAAGGATTCGATCAGGACAAGTTGAACCAGCTGCTGGAAAGCGAAGGTCTGCTCGAAGATGGGCACTATGGCGTTAGCGTGATGGTTGCCTTTGGACATCGGGCCAAGGAGCCTCGTCCTAAGACAAGAAGAGCCACAGAAGATGTAGTGAAGTGGATTCTATAA
- a CDS encoding response regulator: MKAVLIDDENPALLHLERLLKADGRIDCLARYTSAGAALAASELEQADVVFLDIGMPEMNGLEAAEYIQQKNKGIEIVFATAYAEYAVEAFELEALDYLLKPISPARLGKSIDRMLASRKSRPQPSKEQQTDPPRIRCFKRLEVEVGTGTAAAPIRTLKWRTLKSRELFAYLLHHQEAWVHKEVLLEELWPRLTVDKALTHLHTSVYQIRKMLKDAGPAMALEYSLDRYRLLRPGIKTDAECFETQTNLRARLNQDNYGGAKQVAALYRGDYYEEQDYAWAQAAQRRLYGRYFSLILRLSQYELRQELPDYRAILDRLKELGEREPYSEEICQLMLETLAGLKDFAGMEHYYDSYTRLIREELGVEPGPYIRECYLRYMVN, from the coding sequence ATGAAGGCAGTATTGATAGACGATGAGAATCCGGCCCTGCTTCATCTGGAAAGGCTGCTGAAGGCCGACGGACGTATAGATTGTTTGGCACGTTATACTTCTGCTGGCGCCGCCTTGGCAGCTTCGGAGCTTGAACAGGCTGACGTGGTATTCTTAGACATTGGCATGCCTGAAATGAACGGTCTGGAAGCGGCTGAGTATATTCAGCAGAAGAATAAAGGGATTGAGATTGTCTTTGCTACGGCTTATGCAGAGTATGCGGTAGAAGCCTTTGAACTGGAGGCGCTGGATTATTTGCTGAAGCCGATCAGTCCGGCACGGCTGGGCAAATCCATTGATCGGATGCTTGCCTCTCGGAAGAGTAGGCCGCAGCCCTCGAAGGAACAACAGACTGACCCTCCCCGGATCAGATGCTTCAAGCGGCTTGAGGTCGAGGTGGGAACTGGAACCGCTGCGGCTCCAATACGCACTTTGAAGTGGAGAACGCTGAAGTCCCGGGAACTGTTTGCTTACCTGCTGCACCATCAAGAAGCTTGGGTGCACAAGGAGGTGCTGCTGGAGGAGCTTTGGCCCCGGCTCACCGTGGACAAGGCGTTAACGCATCTGCATACTTCGGTGTATCAGATTCGGAAGATGCTGAAAGATGCGGGTCCAGCCATGGCCCTCGAATATAGTCTGGACCGGTACCGGCTGCTGCGTCCAGGCATTAAGACCGATGCGGAGTGTTTTGAGACGCAGACGAATTTGAGGGCTAGACTGAATCAAGACAATTATGGGGGAGCTAAGCAGGTCGCTGCTCTATACCGTGGAGACTATTATGAGGAGCAGGACTATGCTTGGGCGCAAGCAGCCCAGCGGAGGCTCTATGGGCGTTACTTTAGCCTGATCCTGCGGCTGTCGCAGTATGAGCTTCGCCAGGAGCTGCCGGATTACCGGGCGATTCTGGACAGGCTGAAGGAGCTGGGCGAGAGAGAGCCTTATTCGGAGGAAATATGCCAGCTTATGCTGGAGACTCTAGCCGGGCTCAAAGATTTTGCAGGGATGGAGCATTATTATGACAGCTATACCCGCCTGATCCGTGAGGAACTGGGGGTTGAGCCAGGCCCGTATATAAGGGAGTGCTATCTTCGGTATATGGTGAACTGA
- a CDS encoding response regulator, producing MIHAYLLDADRLAREELKQLLEQSGRVKVVGSSSQAAAALEQIGRLQPQVLFVDTQLPGSLGVEAAERALQIANNLKVVYITSQRVHALSAFEQKAFDYILKPPTRKRLDRVLSRLSGRAPGKGGHPFCTE from the coding sequence TTGATACATGCTTATTTGCTTGATGCGGACCGATTGGCTAGAGAGGAGCTGAAGCAGCTGCTTGAGCAGTCCGGCCGGGTTAAGGTGGTCGGCTCGTCCTCTCAGGCGGCTGCGGCACTGGAGCAGATCGGACGCCTTCAGCCCCAAGTGCTCTTTGTAGATACGCAGCTGCCGGGTTCACTCGGGGTTGAGGCTGCAGAACGAGCTTTGCAAATTGCCAATAACCTAAAAGTTGTTTATATAACGTCACAGCGGGTACACGCATTATCCGCTTTTGAACAGAAGGCTTTTGACTATATTCTGAAGCCGCCGACCCGCAAGAGGCTGGACCGGGTGTTGTCCCGTCTCTCCGGAAGAGCCCCAGGAAAGGGCGGACATCCATTTTGCACAGAATGA
- a CDS encoding ATP-binding protein, translated as MVKRWIILLISFFVVIVLPLYGVFYILKEEHPKAQNGIIDLRGWDFDREGTVPLDGEWEIYPNQLLTPMDFVGADGLLPKPERIHVPGKWNELMSQEAHGYATYRLHIRLGARTSDDYGIRVTNIRMASRAFLGGSELGASGRPGVTPKDTVSGNIPFAGVTGISGPEVELIVQVSNYSYSSGGIVNSIQFGNEDSIRKSQELAWMRDIGTLAGFLIPAVFFLFLFRLRRQERALLYLGMFCFCAAVFVLTHGEKMIGSLLPGLPYELVMRVQLISSALVYFYLMRYIDALVPGVMHKWAAKLAAVLTLLQLLMGTLLSPAEFSRLEPVMMFSAFAIIGYIVFIMGKWIVKWPEDVDFMLISAISVIMVIFLNLMSVFGILDIQFLALYEMIFFVAAQALMLARRFARSFHEVESLSKRLLTLDGLKDEFMANTSHELRTPLHGMINIAQSMLDGAAGELSPKQASNLSMIMSTGQRLTLLVNDILDFAKLKSGEVVLRRQTVELAGAARSVVELILYLIGRKNIQLIQQWPEELLYVEADEDRLRQIIYNLLAHAVKETAEGEVRIWAKPGKSVVTVSIADSSGPGAADQLSELLRNLVEAGGFDSRLDSSGWLGLVTAKQLIELSGGNLWIEASVHGAVLHFTLPAAQLEQIPAQARQVVHGTRSQNSETGSAWTAAREVSAGEQSDSGRDAILVVDDDPINRQVLINLLSTEGYSIVAVPGGQEALDELALQLQFSLVIADWMMPGMSGIELCRKLRERYTLSELPVLMLTARNLPEDIENAFRAGINDFLSKPVAASELRARVRTLIEMRRSVQAEIRTEMAFLQAQIKPHFLYNALNVIIATCPVNPDLATDLLIELSQYLRGSFDFQNRDQMVPLQKELELVHSYVVLEKARFEERVDVEFETDESIRNWLPPLSIQPIVENAIRHGIMQRAEGGKVKVAIREKAASIEVRVSDNGVGMTQEQVQRVLSGRGLGGVGLLNIHRRLMSLYGKGLEITSHPGHGTEVSFDIPKSI; from the coding sequence GTGGTTAAGCGCTGGATCATATTGTTGATAAGCTTCTTTGTTGTTATTGTGCTGCCCTTATATGGGGTTTTTTATATTTTGAAGGAAGAGCATCCGAAGGCCCAAAACGGAATTATTGACCTGAGGGGCTGGGACTTTGACCGGGAGGGAACGGTGCCTTTGGATGGGGAATGGGAGATATATCCGAATCAGCTGCTCACCCCGATGGATTTCGTTGGTGCTGATGGCTTGCTCCCTAAGCCCGAGCGGATTCATGTCCCGGGCAAATGGAACGAACTGATGTCACAAGAGGCTCACGGCTATGCGACTTATCGGCTTCATATTCGCTTAGGGGCTCGGACTTCTGACGATTATGGTATTCGGGTGACCAATATTCGTATGGCAAGCCGAGCCTTTCTAGGGGGGAGCGAGCTTGGAGCAAGCGGGAGACCGGGAGTAACCCCTAAGGATACGGTGTCTGGTAACATCCCCTTTGCGGGCGTAACGGGGATCTCTGGACCTGAGGTTGAGCTTATAGTACAAGTATCCAATTACAGCTATTCCTCTGGAGGAATTGTTAATTCCATTCAATTCGGCAATGAAGACTCGATCCGAAAGAGCCAGGAGCTGGCCTGGATGCGCGATATAGGAACGCTTGCCGGGTTCCTAATTCCGGCAGTTTTCTTTCTGTTCCTCTTCCGGCTGCGCAGGCAGGAGCGAGCCCTGCTGTACTTGGGGATGTTCTGTTTTTGTGCAGCGGTTTTTGTGCTGACTCACGGCGAGAAGATGATCGGAAGCCTTCTCCCAGGTCTTCCTTACGAACTGGTGATGCGGGTTCAGCTGATCTCATCGGCCCTGGTGTACTTCTACTTAATGAGATACATTGATGCGCTTGTTCCGGGCGTGATGCACAAATGGGCGGCTAAGCTTGCCGCTGTCTTGACCTTGCTTCAGCTTCTGATGGGAACATTGCTGTCCCCCGCAGAGTTCTCCCGGCTGGAGCCGGTGATGATGTTTAGTGCGTTTGCTATTATAGGTTACATTGTCTTTATTATGGGAAAATGGATCGTTAAGTGGCCAGAAGATGTAGACTTCATGCTGATTAGTGCCATCAGCGTCATTATGGTCATCTTTCTGAATCTGATGTCCGTGTTTGGGATTCTGGATATTCAGTTCCTGGCTCTCTATGAGATGATCTTCTTCGTGGCAGCCCAGGCGCTGATGCTTGCCCGCAGGTTCGCCCGGTCCTTTCACGAAGTGGAGAGTTTGTCGAAGAGGCTCCTGACACTGGATGGCCTGAAGGATGAATTTATGGCGAATACCTCCCATGAGCTGCGCACGCCGCTGCACGGCATGATCAACATCGCACAGTCTATGCTGGACGGGGCCGCCGGGGAGCTTAGCCCGAAGCAGGCCTCCAATCTGTCTATGATTATGTCTACAGGCCAGCGTCTTACGCTCTTGGTTAATGATATTCTCGATTTCGCGAAGCTGAAGAGCGGCGAGGTTGTGCTGCGCCGCCAGACCGTAGAGCTGGCCGGGGCGGCCCGTTCGGTCGTGGAACTGATCCTCTACCTGATCGGACGTAAGAATATCCAGCTGATCCAGCAGTGGCCCGAAGAGCTGCTCTATGTGGAAGCCGATGAGGACAGGCTGCGGCAAATCATCTACAATCTTCTAGCTCATGCCGTCAAGGAGACGGCGGAAGGAGAAGTGAGGATCTGGGCGAAGCCGGGTAAATCTGTAGTAACGGTGTCGATTGCAGACAGCAGTGGGCCTGGGGCGGCTGATCAGCTGAGTGAACTGCTTCGTAACCTAGTGGAAGCAGGTGGCTTCGATTCCCGTCTGGACAGCAGCGGCTGGCTCGGCCTAGTTACGGCCAAACAGCTGATTGAGCTTAGCGGAGGAAATCTGTGGATCGAAGCCTCCGTTCATGGAGCCGTTCTCCACTTTACACTGCCTGCTGCACAGCTTGAGCAGATTCCTGCACAGGCCAGACAGGTGGTTCATGGAACCAGAAGTCAGAATTCCGAGACAGGAAGCGCCTGGACAGCGGCGCGGGAGGTCAGTGCCGGAGAACAGTCTGACAGTGGCAGGGACGCTATTCTGGTCGTAGATGACGATCCGATCAACCGGCAGGTGCTGATCAATCTGCTATCGACAGAAGGCTATTCTATAGTGGCCGTTCCTGGCGGACAGGAGGCACTGGACGAGCTGGCGCTTCAGCTGCAGTTCAGCCTTGTAATTGCGGACTGGATGATGCCTGGCATGTCCGGGATTGAGCTGTGCCGCAAGCTCCGTGAGCGTTATACGCTGTCCGAGCTTCCGGTGCTGATGCTCACGGCACGGAACCTGCCAGAGGACATAGAGAATGCCTTCCGGGCAGGCATCAACGACTTCCTCAGCAAGCCTGTAGCAGCCAGCGAGCTGCGGGCTAGGGTGCGGACGCTGATTGAGATGAGGCGCTCGGTACAGGCGGAGATTCGTACTGAAATGGCTTTTTTGCAGGCGCAGATCAAGCCTCACTTTTTGTATAATGCGCTGAATGTCATTATCGCTACCTGTCCGGTTAATCCGGATCTGGCAACAGACCTGCTGATAGAGCTCAGCCAATATTTGCGCGGCAGCTTTGACTTTCAGAATAGGGACCAGATGGTGCCGCTCCAGAAGGAGCTGGAGCTGGTCCATTCCTATGTCGTGCTGGAGAAAGCGAGATTTGAGGAGCGGGTTGATGTGGAGTTCGAGACTGATGAGAGCATCCGCAACTGGCTGCCCCCGCTCTCCATTCAGCCTATCGTAGAAAATGCGATTCGCCACGGCATTATGCAGCGGGCTGAGGGCGGCAAAGTAAAAGTAGCTATTCGCGAGAAAGCAGCATCTATAGAAGTGCGGGTAAGCGATAACGGTGTGGGCATGACGCAGGAACAGGTGCAGCGGGTGCTTTCTGGCCGCGGCCTAGGCGGAGTAGGCCTGCTTAACATTCACCGCAGGCTGATGTCGCTGTACGGCAAGGGGCTTGAGATCACAAGCCACCCTGGTCATGGAACCGAGGTCAGCTTTGACATTCCAAAGTCGATCTAG
- a CDS encoding FlxA-like family protein, whose protein sequence is MNISSIAGSSSSASYSSSATKRAGLSSTTSSAELERQKAKLEAELAKETASQEDEKTKAQKVQQLQQQIQQIELQIARSKQAAADGGSGQEAEASSQTSLVKSQLGVNMAAAAGSIDIHI, encoded by the coding sequence ATGAACATTTCGTCCATTGCTGGCAGCAGTTCCAGCGCCAGTTATTCATCATCCGCCACGAAGCGTGCAGGCCTTTCCAGCACCACAAGCTCGGCTGAGCTGGAGCGGCAGAAGGCCAAGCTTGAGGCGGAGCTGGCCAAAGAGACGGCCAGCCAGGAGGATGAGAAGACCAAAGCGCAGAAGGTGCAGCAGCTTCAGCAGCAAATTCAGCAGATCGAGCTGCAGATTGCCCGGAGCAAGCAAGCGGCTGCGGATGGCGGCAGTGGGCAGGAGGCTGAAGCAAGTTCACAGACTAGCCTTGTGAAGTCTCAGCTTGGGGTGAATATGGCTGCAGCAGCAGGCTCTATTGATATCCATATTTAA
- the pcp gene encoding pyroglutamyl-peptidase I has protein sequence MKILVSGFEPFGGDPVNPTEQLVAALAEESFAGGEVHTVLLPVTFDECADKLIQVMEEVRPDAVICCGLAKGRTAITPERIAINVKDIPASSYADNSGGRPVDLPIREGGPDGLFATLPIRDMVTRLIEQDIPATLSNTAGTFICNNTMYRVLDYIGTRKLPTLAGFVHFPASSEMAIQSPSVPSLPQSILLKGLRIMVQTTLDVLNKRG, from the coding sequence ATGAAGATACTAGTTTCTGGCTTTGAACCCTTTGGCGGAGATCCGGTTAATCCGACGGAGCAGCTGGTTGCCGCACTTGCGGAGGAATCCTTTGCGGGAGGGGAGGTTCATACCGTCCTGCTGCCCGTAACCTTTGATGAATGTGCGGACAAGCTGATCCAGGTCATGGAGGAGGTTCGCCCGGATGCCGTCATCTGTTGCGGTTTGGCCAAGGGCCGAACCGCGATTACTCCTGAGCGGATCGCCATTAATGTGAAGGACATCCCAGCGAGCTCTTATGCGGACAACAGTGGCGGCAGACCCGTTGATCTGCCGATCCGTGAAGGCGGGCCGGACGGGCTGTTCGCAACACTGCCGATTCGCGACATGGTAACAAGGCTCATAGAGCAGGACATTCCTGCCACCCTGTCCAATACGGCCGGGACTTTTATCTGCAATAATACGATGTACCGTGTTCTTGACTATATCGGTACCCGGAAGCTGCCTACGCTTGCCGGTTTTGTGCACTTCCCGGCATCCTCGGAGATGGCCATCCAGAGCCCGTCCGTGCCGAGCCTGCCGCAAAGCATACTCCTAAAGGGGCTGCGGATCATGGTGCAGACCACGTTGGATGTTCTGAATAAGCGAGGCTAA
- a CDS encoding aminotransferase A — MEHLINTQVKNIQISGIRKIANQVANYPNAVSLTIGQPDFPTPTHILEAAHRAIDAGRTVYTPNAGLPELRKAAAAFISRKYGLHYNGLDEVIITNGASEALDITLRTILTPGDEVILPGPIYPGYEPLIRLAGAKPVLVDTRSSGFKLTAELIAPHLNERTKAVILGYPSNPTGRVMNAVELQDVAKLLAAREIFVISDEIYSELIYDAPHASIASQNGMRERTIIINGLSKSHSMTGWRIGFTLAPASLTQHMVKVHQYNVTCASSISQYAAIEALTEGFDDALPMKEAYRKRRDYVHARLTAMGLPLEKPEGAFYMFPSIERFGIPSMEFALRLLDEAGVAVVPGDAFSVYGEGHIRISYAYSQEVLEQGLDRLEGFINKL; from the coding sequence ATGGAACATCTGATTAACACCCAGGTTAAAAATATTCAAATCAGCGGAATCCGCAAAATTGCCAACCAGGTCGCGAACTATCCGAATGCCGTCTCTCTGACGATCGGACAGCCGGATTTCCCGACCCCAACCCACATTCTGGAGGCCGCTCACCGCGCTATTGATGCAGGCCGGACCGTCTATACGCCCAACGCGGGTCTTCCTGAGCTGCGTAAGGCCGCAGCAGCGTTCATCTCCCGCAAGTATGGGCTGCATTATAACGGACTGGATGAGGTTATCATCACGAATGGAGCCAGCGAGGCGCTGGATATCACGCTAAGAACCATCCTGACTCCAGGCGACGAGGTCATTCTGCCAGGACCGATCTATCCTGGTTACGAGCCGCTGATTCGGCTGGCAGGTGCCAAGCCTGTGCTGGTCGATACGCGCTCCAGCGGCTTCAAGCTGACGGCCGAACTGATAGCGCCGCATTTGAACGAACGGACCAAGGCCGTCATCCTGGGCTATCCCTCCAATCCGACCGGCAGGGTCATGAATGCAGTAGAGCTTCAGGACGTCGCCAAGCTGCTGGCAGCGCGGGAGATCTTCGTCATTTCGGACGAAATCTACAGCGAGCTGATCTATGACGCGCCGCATGCATCCATTGCCAGCCAGAACGGCATGCGGGAGCGGACTATCATCATCAACGGATTGTCCAAATCCCATTCGATGACAGGCTGGCGCATCGGCTTCACGCTCGCTCCTGCGAGTCTTACCCAGCACATGGTGAAGGTGCATCAATATAATGTTACATGCGCCAGCTCCATCAGCCAGTATGCGGCTATCGAGGCGCTGACGGAAGGCTTTGACGATGCCCTGCCGATGAAGGAAGCTTACCGTAAGCGGCGCGACTATGTTCATGCCCGGCTTACCGCCATGGGCCTGCCATTGGAGAAGCCTGAAGGAGCGTTCTACATGTTCCCTTCGATCGAACGCTTCGGCATCCCTTCCATGGAGTTCGCCTTAAGGCTGCTGGATGAGGCCGGGGTCGCTGTAGTGCCAGGCGATGCCTTCTCCGTGTATGGAGAGGGCCATATCCGGATCTCCTATGCGTACAGCCAGGAAGTGTTGGAACAAGGGCTGGATCGTCTGGAAGGCTTCATTAACAAGCTATAA